In the genome of Entelurus aequoreus isolate RoL-2023_Sb linkage group LG08, RoL_Eaeq_v1.1, whole genome shotgun sequence, one region contains:
- the LOC133656205 gene encoding histone H2B 1/2-like, whose amino-acid sequence MPEPTKSAPKKGSKKAVTKAAGKGKGKRRKTRKESYAIYVYKVLKQVHPDTGISSKAMSIMNSFVNDIFERIATEASRLALYNKRRTISSREIQTAVRLLLPGELAKHAVSEGTKAVTKYTSSK is encoded by the coding sequence ATGCCTGAGCCAACTAAGTCCGCGCCCAAGAAGGGCTCCAAGAAAGCCGTCACCAAGGCCGCCGGGAAAGGCAAAGGGAAGCGCAGGAAGACAAGGAAGGAGAGCTACGCCATCTACGTGTACAAGGTACTGAAGCAGGTTCACCCCGACACCGGCATCTCGTCCAAGGCCATGAGCATCATGAACTCCTTCGTCAACGACATCTTCGAGCGCATCGCCACCGAGGCGTCTCGTCTGGCTCTCTACAACAAGAGACGCACCATCTCTTCCAGGGAGATCCAGACCGCCGTCCGCCTCCTGCTGCCGGGTGAGCTGGCCAAGCACGCCGTGTCTGAGGGCACTAAGGCCGTCACCAAGTACACCAGCTCCAAGTAA
- the LOC133656200 gene encoding histone H2AX-like isoform X2 — protein sequence MSGRGKTGGKARAKAKTRSSRAGLQFPVGRVHRLLRKGNYGERIGAGAPVYLAAVLEYLTAEILELAGNAARDNKKTRIIPRHLQLAVRNDEELNKLLGGVTIAQGGVLPNIQAVLLPKKTEKAAKKLSPQSLIMSGRGKTGGKARAKAKTRSSRAGLQFPVGRVHRLLRKGNYGERIGAGAPVYLAAVLEYLTAEILELAGNAARDNKKTRIIPRHLQLAVRNDEELNKLLGGVTIAQGGVLPNIQAVLLPKKTEKAAKK from the exons ATGTCTGGACGCGGCAAAACCGGCGGCAAGGCTAGAGCCAAGGCCAAGACCAGGTCTTCCCGTGCTGGACTGCAGTTCCCAGTGGGTCGCGTCCACCGTCTGCTCCGCAAAGGCAACTATGGCGAGCGTATCGGCGCCGGTGCTCCTGTCTACCTGGCAGCAGTGCTGGAGTATCTGACCGCTGAGATCTTGGAGTTGGCGGGAAACGCAGCCCGTGACAACAAGAAGACCAGAATCATCCCCCGTCATCTTCAGCTGGCTGTCCGCAACGACGAGGAGCTCAACAAACTCCTCGGAGGTGTGACCATTGCCCAGGGCGGTGTGTTGCCTAACATCCAGGCTGTTCTGCTGCCCAAGAAGACCGAGAAGGCTGCCAAGAA ACTTTCACCTCAATCTTTGATTATGTCTGGACGTGGCAAAACCGGCGGCAAGGCTAGAGCCAAGGCCAAGACCAGGTCTTCCCGTGCTGGACTGCAGTTCCCAGTGGGTCGCGTCCATCGTCTGCTCCGCAAGGGCAACTATGGCGAGCGTATCGGCGCCGGTGCTCCTGTCTACCTGGCAGCAGTGCTGGAGTATCTGACCGCTGAGATCTTGGAGTTGGCGGGAAACGCAGCCCGTGACAACAAGAAGACCAGAATCATCCCCCGTCATCTTCAGCTGGCTGTCCGCAACGACGAGGAGCTCAACAAACTCCTCGGAGGTGTGACCATTGCCCAGGGCGGTGTGTTGCCTAACATCCAGGCTGTTCTGCTGCCCAAGAAGACCGAGAAGGCCGCCAAGAAGTAA
- the LOC133656190 gene encoding histone H2B 1/2-like, which produces MPEPAKSAPKKGSKKAVTKAAGKGKGKRRKTRKESYAIYVYKVLKQVHPDTGISSKAMSIMNSFVNDIFERIATEASRLALYNKRRTISSREIQTAVRLLLPGELAKHAVSEGTKAVTKYTSSK; this is translated from the coding sequence ATGCCTGAGCCAGCTAAGTCCGCGCCCAAGAAGGGCTCCAAGAAAGCCGTCACCAAGGCCGCCGGGAAAGGCAAAGGGAAGCGCAGGAAGACAAGGAAGGAGAGCTACGCCATCTACGTGTACAAGGTACTGAAGCAGGTCCACCCCGACACCGGCATCTCGTCCAAGGCCATGAGCATCATGAACTCCTTCGTCAACGACATCTTCGAGCGCATCGCCACCGAGGCGTCTCGTCTGGCTCTCTACAACAAGAGACGCACCATCTCTTCCAGGGAGATCCAGACCGCCGTCCGCCTCCTGCTGCCGGGTGAGCTGGCCAAGCACGCCGTGTCTGAGGGCACCAAGGCCGTCACCAAGTACACCAGCTCCAAGTAA
- the LOC133656173 gene encoding histone H1-like, with translation MAEVAPAAPASSKTAKKKKSSKTVKAGLSVSELITQAVSESKERKGVSLAYLKNSLNAAGYDVEKNKARIKIAVRKLVAKEVLLQTKGTGASGSFKMNKASEAKPKKAPAKAKSPAKKPAAKKSPVKKVAAKKPAAKKPAKKATTPKKAAKKSAKSPAKSPAKSAKPTARKAPAARKSPAAKKSPAKKASKPKAKTAAKKK, from the coding sequence ATGGCAGAAGTAGCACCAGCCGCACCCGCTTCGTCGAAGACggccaagaagaagaagagcagcaaGACCGTGAAGGCTGGACTCAGCGTCTCCGAGCTGATCACCCAGGCTGTCTCTGAGTCCAAGGAGCGTAAAGGAGTCTCTCTAGCCTACCTCAAGAACTCCCTCAACGCCGCCGGTTACGATGTAGAGAAGAACAAGGCTCGCATCAAGATCGCCGTCAGGAAACTGGTGGCCAAGGAGGTCTTATTGCAGACCAAGGGCACCGGCGCTTCCGGCTCCTTCAAGATGAACAAGGCGTCCGAAGCCAAGCCCAAAAAGGCTCCCGCTAAGGCGAAGAGCCCCGCCAAGAAGCCCGCAGCCAAGAAATCACCAGTGAAGAAAGTCGCAGCCAAGAAGCCAGCCGCTAAGAAGCCCGCAAAGAAGGCAACAACCCCGAAGAAGGCAGCAAAGAAGAGCGCTAAAAGCCCCGCTAAGAGCCCCGCCAAGAGCGCCAAGCCGACGGCTAGGAAAGCCCCAGCGGCCAGGAAGAGTCCTGCTGCCAAGAAGAGCCCCGCTAAGAAGGCCAGCAAGCCTAAAGCCAAGACTGCAGCCAAGAAGAAGTAA
- the LOC133656200 gene encoding histone H2A-like isoform X1: protein MSGRGKTGGKARAKAKTRSSRAGLQFPILELAGNAARDNKKTRIIPRHLQLAVRNDEELNKLLGGVTIAQGGVLPNIQAVLLPKKTEKAAKK, encoded by the exons ATGTCTGGACGTGGCAAAACCGGCGGCAAGGCTAGAGCCAAGGCCAAGACCAGGTCTTCCCGTGCTGGACTGCAGTTCCCA ATCTTGGAGTTGGCGGGAAACGCAGCCCGTGACAACAAGAAGACCAGAATCATCCCCCGTCATCTTCAGCTGGCTGTCCGCAACGACGAGGAGCTCAACAAACTCCTCGGAGGTGTGACCATTGCCCAGGGCGGTGTGTTGCCTAACATCCAGGCTGTTCTGCTGCCCAAGAAGACCGAGAAGGCCGCCAAGAAGTAA